A genome region from Panicum virgatum strain AP13 chromosome 4K, P.virgatum_v5, whole genome shotgun sequence includes the following:
- the LOC120704195 gene encoding protein G1-like1, with the protein MQGGGGAADSPGAAAAGGDAPRPSRYESQKRRDWHTFGQYLRNHRPPLELARCSGAHVLEFLRYLDQFGKTKVHAPGCPFFGHPSPPAPCPCPLRQAWGSLDALVGRLRAAFEEHGGRPEANPFGARAVRLYLREVRDSQAKARGIAYEKKRRKRPSSSSQKQQQAAATPPPQAATPASSPAMSDAATERAADARAHHIPEAAAVHQHHHHFFIPHPQFLHGFSLVPGRHPEAVAAGNGSSSGSSSGGVGAGSGDEIALAMAAAAEAHAAAGCMLPLSVFN; encoded by the coding sequence ATgcagggcggcggaggcgcggccgacagccccggcgcggcggcggcgggcggggacgCGCCGCGGCCGAGCCGGTACGAGTCGCAGAAGCGCCGGGACTGGCACACCTTCGGGCAGTACCTCCGCAACCACCGCCCGCCGCTGGAGCTGGCGCGCTGCAGCGGCGCGCACGTCCTCGAGTTCCTGCGCTACCTCGACCAGTTCGGCAAGACCAAGGTCCACGCGCCGGGCTGCCCCTTCTTCGGCCACccctcgccgccagcgccgtgcccgtgcccgctCCGCCAGGCCTGGGGCAGCCTGGACGCGCTCgtcggccgcctccgcgccgccttcGAGGAGCACGGCGGCCGCCCCGAGGCCAACCCCTTCGGCGCCCGGGCCGTGCGCCTCTACCTCCGCGAGGTCCGCGACAGCCAGGCCAAGGCGCGCGGCATCGCCTACGAGAAGAAGCGCCGGaagcgcccctcctcctcgtcccagaagcagcagcaggccgccgCGACTCCCCCGCCCCAGGCTGCGacgcccgcctcctcgccggccatGTCTGACGCGGCGACCGAGAGGGCCGCCGACGCGCGGGCGCATCACATcccggaggccgccgccgtgcaccagcaccaccaccacttcTTCATCCCGCACCCGCAGTTCCTGCACGGCTTCAGCCTGGTGCCGGGCAGACACCCCGAAGCGGTCGCTGCTGGcaatggcagcagcagcggcagcagctccggcggcgtcggcgccggcagcggggaCGAGATAGCgctggcgatggcggcggcggcggaggcgcacgcggcggcggggtgcatGCTGCCGCTCTCGGTGTTCAACTAG